In the Syngnathus scovelli strain Florida chromosome 8, RoL_Ssco_1.2, whole genome shotgun sequence genome, one interval contains:
- the zmym2 gene encoding zinc finger MYM-type protein 2 isoform X1: MDGESEPNPAVPEEEEVAATPGAAAEGDHEEATAAPTVEAPESVAAATDDEEAPKKGGGGEDDDDVVLVEEQASELPPPSQECPEDPAAMETQDASPAEATPAAEAVTPPAATTPDASEPSNPASAAEPIVIDDEEEPEEKQGGSSPANLSCTEPRSDIRIANVTTLGQKRGAGALPGDAQADLMITSVTSLQGEQTSVDSPAEENGLQISNAFSLTPDSTSKRPSASFNPGRGSAVQNGDAGTHSRTDDTGFSCSPADSWISQSASVPRNQKQTGVDSSSTATSLPKPPGQSSSFSPGTQPQPRTVKVTCANCKKPLKKGQTAYQRKGSTHLFCSTTCLSAFSHKPAPKKSCTMCKKDITNMKGTIVAQVDSSESFQEFCSTGCLGAYENKQNPPKSSLKNKCTVCGKLTEIRHEVSFKTVTHKICSDMCFIVYRRTNGLIMNCCEQCGDYLPSRASANHFLLVDGQQKRFCCQKCIRDFKQAHSKLASCLTCKTLIKTGEVVLGLSADGAMGSYCSSNCMNKAKMAATTFHHAEPSCHFCKRNALPQYQATLPEGNVLNFCSSQCVTKFQNATLQTTTNGQTTLSTTNNSTVQLKCNYCRGMFSVKPETLEWEDKMYHFCSKVCCDDYKKLHCIVTMCEFCQEEKTLHTTANFSGEKKPFCSEGCKLLFKQDFIKRLGLKCVSCNHCSQMCKRSVTRQLGGMTRDFCSETCAKKFHDWYHKAARCDCCKVQGQLTESVMWRSEIKQFCDQQCLLRFYCQQNEPIMATQKGPENSCTGIVSQASKLGLVSQGTAAYAGGGLMRDVKNKAVLCKPLSLTKATYCKPHMQSKPIQTDVDDGVKREYIPVPIPVPVFIPVPMNMYSQLTPTPLSMPLPLPVPVFLPTTLQSTEQIVQTIEELRNKTPSEPVAVKEDSSSLTEGTSDDQNEDVKLEKDTSEPEVEEMITSSPKQEQEEEKEEVKTEGNVDLKKEEEDDDASYMDLEEDFPLASAAVKEDAEKQEDERAPRPQPRTRGSKKLAVERNLVRTSSVRSPPLKARYGLNAFRRWMSPTADPQTAEPAQVNPTETDVLKMSAGELNDKLSGFVREVCRPNGERYAPDSIYYLCLGIQKHLHTNGQQKDIFSDPCYQEFGEELNKVLKDWKPCPLPDGSAWSRVDEHCLWACGHLGGTTPAVLLRSLVYLNAKRMRLRSAQQHLGLSFASVYGPDATHPVTTRECVRVPSPVSQVEKESRKRKLDHQDCEEDDTGSPGPIMEQERQLFQLYRSKCPATLLERTDFFYAQPDPAWDGDGDWFSPTPLEHHTLESLLARVLLVRDIYTDSQEQAEEEGDAE; encoded by the exons ATGGACGGGGAGTCGGAACCCAATCCTGCTGttccggaggaggaggaggtggcggcgACGCCGGGGGCAGCGGCAGAGGGGGACCACGAGGAGGCCACGGCGGCGCCCACCGTGGAGGCCCCAGAGTCGGTTGCCGCGGCAACAGATGACGAAGAGGCACCAAAgaagggcggcggcggcgaggatGATGACGACGTGGTTTTGGTAGAAGAGCAGGCCTCCGAGCTGCCGCCACCTTCACAGGAGTGTCCGGAGGACCCCGCTGCCATGGAGACGCAAGACGCGTCGCCCGCTGAGGCAACACCCGCAGCCGAGGCCGTGACCCCGCCCGCCGCCACGACGCCAGATGCGTCCGAGCCCTCCAACCCTGCCTCGGCAGCCGAGCCCATCGTCATCGATGACGAGGAGGAGCCTGAAGAGAAGCAGGGCGGCTCGTCGCCCGCCAACCTCAGCTGCACGGAACCACGTTCAGATATCCGCATCGCCAACGTCACGACGCTGGGCCAGAAGAGGGGCGCCGGCGCCCTTCCGGGGGACGCTCAAGCTGACTTGATGATCACCTCTGTGACATCCCTGCAGGGAGAACAAACG TCAGTCGACAGCCCGGCAGAGGAAAATGGTCTGCAGATCAGCAACGCCTTCAGCCTGACCCCCGATAGCACGTCCAAAAGACCGAGTGCTTCCTTCAACCCGGGGCGTGGCTCGGCGGTGCAAAATGGCGACGCGGGGACGCATAGCAGAACAG ATGACACGGGCTTCTCTTGTTCCCCCGCAGACTCGTGGATCTCCCAGTCGGCGTCGGTGCCCCGCAACCAAAAGCAGACGGGGGTGGACTCTTCGTCGACCGCCACTTCCCTGCCCAAACCTCCGGGACAGTCTTCCTCTTTCTCGCCAGGCACCCAGCCGCAACCCAGGACTGTGAAG GTGACTTGTGCAAACTGTAAGAAGCCACTAAAGAAAGGTCAGACGGCATACCAGCGCAAAGGATCTACGCACCTCTTCTGCTCCACCACCTGCCTCTCCGCCTTCTCGCACAAACCCGCACCCAAAAAAAGCTGTACCATGTGTAAAAA GGACATCACCAACATGAAAGGTACCATCGTGGCCCAGGTGGACTCGAGCGAGTCCTTCCAGGAGTTCTGCAGCACTGGCTGCCTGGGCGCTTATGAGAACAAGCAGAACCCGCCCAAGTCCAGCCTCAAAAACAAATGCACCGTCTGCGGAAAGCTCACCGAG ATCCGCCACGAGGTGAGCTTCAAGACGGTGACGCACAAGATCTGCAGCGACATGTGCTTCATTGTGTACCGCCGAACCAACGGGCTCATCATGAACTGCTGCGAGCAGTGTGGGGACTACCTGCCCAGCAGGGCCTCCGCCAACCACTTCCTGCTGGTGGACGGACAGCAGAAGCGCTTCTGCTGTCAGAAATGCATCAGGGATTTCAAGCAG GCTCACAGCAAGCTGGCGAGCTGCCTGACATGCAAGACCCTGATCAAGACGGGCGAGGTGGTCCTGGGCCTGTCCGCCGATGGCGCCATGGGCTCCTACTGCTCCAGCAATTGCATGAACAaggccaagatggccgccaccacCTTCCACC ACGCGGAGCCGTCGTGTCACTTCTGCAAGAGGAACGCGTTACCTCAGTACCAGGCCACACTGCCCGAGGGAAACGTCCTTAACTTCTGCAGCTCGCAGTGCGTTACCAAGTTCCAG AACGCCACACTCCAGACGACCACCAATGGACAGACGACACTGTCCACCACCAATAACAGCACGGTGCAGCTCAAGTGTAACTACTGCAGAGGAATGTTCAGCGTCAAGCCGGAGACGCTGGAGTGGGAG GACAAAATGTACCACTTCTGCAGCAAGGTTTGCTGCGACGACTACAAAAAGCTGCATTGTATCGTTACCATGTGCGAGTTCTGCCAGGAGGAGAAGACGCTGCACACCACCGCCAACTTTTCGGGCGAGAAAAAGCCCTTCTGCAGCGAAG GTTGCAAGCTGCTGTTCAAGCAGGACTTCATCAAACGTCTGGGCCTCAAGTGTGTCAGCTGCAACCACTGCAGCCAGATGTGCAAGAGAAGCGTCACGCGCCAGCTCGGCGGCATGACGCGGGACTTCTGCAGCGAGACCTGTGCTAAGAAGTTCCACGACTGGTACCACAAG GCGGCGCGCTGCGACTGCTGCAAGGTTCAAGGACAGCTGACGGAGTCCGTGATGTGGCgctcggagattaagcaattctGCGACCAGCAGTGTCTGCTCAGGTTCTACTGCCAGCAGAACGAGCCCATCATGGCCACGCAGAAAGGCCCCGAAAACAGCTGCACGG GTATTGTATCACAAGCTTCCAAACTTGGG CTGGTGAGCCAGGGCACGGCGGCGTACGCGGGCGGCGGCTTGATGAGGGACGTCAAAAACAAGGCGGTCCTCTGCAAGCCGCTCTCTCTCACCAAGGCCACCTACTGCAAGCCACACATGCAGAGCAAGCCCATACAAACGG ATGTGGATGACGGCGTGAAGCGGGAGTACATTCCCGTCCCCATCCCCGTGCCCGTCTTCATCCCCGTGCCCATGAACATGTACTCGCAGCTGACGCCCACGCCGCTCTCAATGCCTCTACCA CTCCCCGTGCCAGTCTTCCTGCCCACCACCTTGCAAAGCACAGAGCAGATTGTCCAAACCATCGAGGAACTGAGAAACAAGACTCCCTCAGAGCCCGTCGCCGTGAAGGAGGACTCGTCATCCCTGACAGAAGGGACATCGGACGATCAGAATGAAG ATGTGAAGCTTGAGAAAGACACAAGTGAGCCTGAAGTTGAGGAGATGATCACCAGCAGCCCAAAGCAGGAGcaggaggaagagaaggaggaggtGAAGACAGAAGGGAACGTGGACCTgaagaaagaagaggaggacgacgatGCAAGTTACATGGACCTGGAGGAGGACTTCCCTCTAG CTTCGGCGGCGGTCAAGGAGGATGCGGAAAAGCAGGAGGACGAGCGGGCACCGCGACCTCAGCCAAGGACACGA GGGAGCAAGAAGCTGGCGGTGGAACGCAACTTGGTCAGAACCTCGTCGGTTCGCTCGCCGCCCCTGAAAGCTCGCTACGGCCTCAACGCCTTCAGGCGCTGGATGAGCCCCACAGCGGACCCCCAAACCGCCGAACCGGCTCAGGTCAATCCCACCGAGACCGACGTGCTGAAAATGTCTGCCGGCGAGCTGAACGACAAGCTGAGCGGCTTCGTCAGGGAGGTGTGTCGACCCAACGGGGAGCGATACGCCCCGGACAGCATCTACTACCTCTGCCTCGGCATCCAGAAG CATCTTCACACCAATGGCCAACAGAAGGACATCTTCAGCGACCCCTGCTATCAGGAGTTTGGAGAGGAGCTCAACAAGGTTCTGAAGGACTGGAAGCCCTGCCCGCTTCCTGATG GTTCCGCGTGGAGCCGCGTAGACGAGCACTGCCTGTGGGCATGCGGTCATCTGGGCGGCACCACGCCCGCCGTCCTACTGCGCTCACTGGTCTACCTGAACGCCAAGCGCATGCGCTTGCGCAGTGCCCAGCAGCACCTGGGCCTGTCCTTTGCCAGCGTCTACGGCCCGGACGCCACGCACCCCGTCACCACCCGCGAGTGCGTCCGCGTGCCTTCTCCCGTCTCTCAGG TTGAAAAGGAGTCCCGCAAGAGGAAGCTGGACCATCAGGACTGCGAAGAAGACGATACGGGATCACCTGGTCCCATCATGGAGCAAGAGCGACAACTTTTCCAGCTCTACCGCTCCAAGTG CCCGGCCACGTTGCTGGAACGCACGGACTTCTTCTACGCCCAGCCCGATCCCGCCTGGGACGGAGACGGCGATTGGTTCTCCCCAACGCCGCTAGAGCACCACACGCTGGAGAGCCTCCTCGCCAGAGTCCTGCTGGTGCGGGACATTTACACGGACTCGCAGGAGCAAGCGGAGGAGGAAGGTGACGCCGAGTAG
- the zmym2 gene encoding zinc finger MYM-type protein 2 isoform X2, which translates to MDGESEPNPAVPEEEEVAATPGAAAEGDHEEATAAPTVEAPESVAAATDDEEAPKKGGGGEDDDDVVLVEEQASELPPPSQECPEDPAAMETQDASPAEATPAAEAVTPPAATTPDASEPSNPASAAEPIVIDDEEEPEEKQGGSSPANLSCTEPRSDIRIANVTTLGQKRGAGALPGDAQADLMITSVTSLQGEQTSVDSPAEENGLQISNAFSLTPDSTSKRPSASFNPGRGSAVQNGDAGTHSRTDSWISQSASVPRNQKQTGVDSSSTATSLPKPPGQSSSFSPGTQPQPRTVKVTCANCKKPLKKGQTAYQRKGSTHLFCSTTCLSAFSHKPAPKKSCTMCKKDITNMKGTIVAQVDSSESFQEFCSTGCLGAYENKQNPPKSSLKNKCTVCGKLTEIRHEVSFKTVTHKICSDMCFIVYRRTNGLIMNCCEQCGDYLPSRASANHFLLVDGQQKRFCCQKCIRDFKQAHSKLASCLTCKTLIKTGEVVLGLSADGAMGSYCSSNCMNKAKMAATTFHHAEPSCHFCKRNALPQYQATLPEGNVLNFCSSQCVTKFQNATLQTTTNGQTTLSTTNNSTVQLKCNYCRGMFSVKPETLEWEDKMYHFCSKVCCDDYKKLHCIVTMCEFCQEEKTLHTTANFSGEKKPFCSEGCKLLFKQDFIKRLGLKCVSCNHCSQMCKRSVTRQLGGMTRDFCSETCAKKFHDWYHKAARCDCCKVQGQLTESVMWRSEIKQFCDQQCLLRFYCQQNEPIMATQKGPENSCTGIVSQASKLGLVSQGTAAYAGGGLMRDVKNKAVLCKPLSLTKATYCKPHMQSKPIQTDVDDGVKREYIPVPIPVPVFIPVPMNMYSQLTPTPLSMPLPLPVPVFLPTTLQSTEQIVQTIEELRNKTPSEPVAVKEDSSSLTEGTSDDQNEDVKLEKDTSEPEVEEMITSSPKQEQEEEKEEVKTEGNVDLKKEEEDDDASYMDLEEDFPLASAAVKEDAEKQEDERAPRPQPRTRGSKKLAVERNLVRTSSVRSPPLKARYGLNAFRRWMSPTADPQTAEPAQVNPTETDVLKMSAGELNDKLSGFVREVCRPNGERYAPDSIYYLCLGIQKHLHTNGQQKDIFSDPCYQEFGEELNKVLKDWKPCPLPDGSAWSRVDEHCLWACGHLGGTTPAVLLRSLVYLNAKRMRLRSAQQHLGLSFASVYGPDATHPVTTRECVRVPSPVSQVEKESRKRKLDHQDCEEDDTGSPGPIMEQERQLFQLYRSKCPATLLERTDFFYAQPDPAWDGDGDWFSPTPLEHHTLESLLARVLLVRDIYTDSQEQAEEEGDAE; encoded by the exons ATGGACGGGGAGTCGGAACCCAATCCTGCTGttccggaggaggaggaggtggcggcgACGCCGGGGGCAGCGGCAGAGGGGGACCACGAGGAGGCCACGGCGGCGCCCACCGTGGAGGCCCCAGAGTCGGTTGCCGCGGCAACAGATGACGAAGAGGCACCAAAgaagggcggcggcggcgaggatGATGACGACGTGGTTTTGGTAGAAGAGCAGGCCTCCGAGCTGCCGCCACCTTCACAGGAGTGTCCGGAGGACCCCGCTGCCATGGAGACGCAAGACGCGTCGCCCGCTGAGGCAACACCCGCAGCCGAGGCCGTGACCCCGCCCGCCGCCACGACGCCAGATGCGTCCGAGCCCTCCAACCCTGCCTCGGCAGCCGAGCCCATCGTCATCGATGACGAGGAGGAGCCTGAAGAGAAGCAGGGCGGCTCGTCGCCCGCCAACCTCAGCTGCACGGAACCACGTTCAGATATCCGCATCGCCAACGTCACGACGCTGGGCCAGAAGAGGGGCGCCGGCGCCCTTCCGGGGGACGCTCAAGCTGACTTGATGATCACCTCTGTGACATCCCTGCAGGGAGAACAAACG TCAGTCGACAGCCCGGCAGAGGAAAATGGTCTGCAGATCAGCAACGCCTTCAGCCTGACCCCCGATAGCACGTCCAAAAGACCGAGTGCTTCCTTCAACCCGGGGCGTGGCTCGGCGGTGCAAAATGGCGACGCGGGGACGCATAGCAGAACAG ACTCGTGGATCTCCCAGTCGGCGTCGGTGCCCCGCAACCAAAAGCAGACGGGGGTGGACTCTTCGTCGACCGCCACTTCCCTGCCCAAACCTCCGGGACAGTCTTCCTCTTTCTCGCCAGGCACCCAGCCGCAACCCAGGACTGTGAAG GTGACTTGTGCAAACTGTAAGAAGCCACTAAAGAAAGGTCAGACGGCATACCAGCGCAAAGGATCTACGCACCTCTTCTGCTCCACCACCTGCCTCTCCGCCTTCTCGCACAAACCCGCACCCAAAAAAAGCTGTACCATGTGTAAAAA GGACATCACCAACATGAAAGGTACCATCGTGGCCCAGGTGGACTCGAGCGAGTCCTTCCAGGAGTTCTGCAGCACTGGCTGCCTGGGCGCTTATGAGAACAAGCAGAACCCGCCCAAGTCCAGCCTCAAAAACAAATGCACCGTCTGCGGAAAGCTCACCGAG ATCCGCCACGAGGTGAGCTTCAAGACGGTGACGCACAAGATCTGCAGCGACATGTGCTTCATTGTGTACCGCCGAACCAACGGGCTCATCATGAACTGCTGCGAGCAGTGTGGGGACTACCTGCCCAGCAGGGCCTCCGCCAACCACTTCCTGCTGGTGGACGGACAGCAGAAGCGCTTCTGCTGTCAGAAATGCATCAGGGATTTCAAGCAG GCTCACAGCAAGCTGGCGAGCTGCCTGACATGCAAGACCCTGATCAAGACGGGCGAGGTGGTCCTGGGCCTGTCCGCCGATGGCGCCATGGGCTCCTACTGCTCCAGCAATTGCATGAACAaggccaagatggccgccaccacCTTCCACC ACGCGGAGCCGTCGTGTCACTTCTGCAAGAGGAACGCGTTACCTCAGTACCAGGCCACACTGCCCGAGGGAAACGTCCTTAACTTCTGCAGCTCGCAGTGCGTTACCAAGTTCCAG AACGCCACACTCCAGACGACCACCAATGGACAGACGACACTGTCCACCACCAATAACAGCACGGTGCAGCTCAAGTGTAACTACTGCAGAGGAATGTTCAGCGTCAAGCCGGAGACGCTGGAGTGGGAG GACAAAATGTACCACTTCTGCAGCAAGGTTTGCTGCGACGACTACAAAAAGCTGCATTGTATCGTTACCATGTGCGAGTTCTGCCAGGAGGAGAAGACGCTGCACACCACCGCCAACTTTTCGGGCGAGAAAAAGCCCTTCTGCAGCGAAG GTTGCAAGCTGCTGTTCAAGCAGGACTTCATCAAACGTCTGGGCCTCAAGTGTGTCAGCTGCAACCACTGCAGCCAGATGTGCAAGAGAAGCGTCACGCGCCAGCTCGGCGGCATGACGCGGGACTTCTGCAGCGAGACCTGTGCTAAGAAGTTCCACGACTGGTACCACAAG GCGGCGCGCTGCGACTGCTGCAAGGTTCAAGGACAGCTGACGGAGTCCGTGATGTGGCgctcggagattaagcaattctGCGACCAGCAGTGTCTGCTCAGGTTCTACTGCCAGCAGAACGAGCCCATCATGGCCACGCAGAAAGGCCCCGAAAACAGCTGCACGG GTATTGTATCACAAGCTTCCAAACTTGGG CTGGTGAGCCAGGGCACGGCGGCGTACGCGGGCGGCGGCTTGATGAGGGACGTCAAAAACAAGGCGGTCCTCTGCAAGCCGCTCTCTCTCACCAAGGCCACCTACTGCAAGCCACACATGCAGAGCAAGCCCATACAAACGG ATGTGGATGACGGCGTGAAGCGGGAGTACATTCCCGTCCCCATCCCCGTGCCCGTCTTCATCCCCGTGCCCATGAACATGTACTCGCAGCTGACGCCCACGCCGCTCTCAATGCCTCTACCA CTCCCCGTGCCAGTCTTCCTGCCCACCACCTTGCAAAGCACAGAGCAGATTGTCCAAACCATCGAGGAACTGAGAAACAAGACTCCCTCAGAGCCCGTCGCCGTGAAGGAGGACTCGTCATCCCTGACAGAAGGGACATCGGACGATCAGAATGAAG ATGTGAAGCTTGAGAAAGACACAAGTGAGCCTGAAGTTGAGGAGATGATCACCAGCAGCCCAAAGCAGGAGcaggaggaagagaaggaggaggtGAAGACAGAAGGGAACGTGGACCTgaagaaagaagaggaggacgacgatGCAAGTTACATGGACCTGGAGGAGGACTTCCCTCTAG CTTCGGCGGCGGTCAAGGAGGATGCGGAAAAGCAGGAGGACGAGCGGGCACCGCGACCTCAGCCAAGGACACGA GGGAGCAAGAAGCTGGCGGTGGAACGCAACTTGGTCAGAACCTCGTCGGTTCGCTCGCCGCCCCTGAAAGCTCGCTACGGCCTCAACGCCTTCAGGCGCTGGATGAGCCCCACAGCGGACCCCCAAACCGCCGAACCGGCTCAGGTCAATCCCACCGAGACCGACGTGCTGAAAATGTCTGCCGGCGAGCTGAACGACAAGCTGAGCGGCTTCGTCAGGGAGGTGTGTCGACCCAACGGGGAGCGATACGCCCCGGACAGCATCTACTACCTCTGCCTCGGCATCCAGAAG CATCTTCACACCAATGGCCAACAGAAGGACATCTTCAGCGACCCCTGCTATCAGGAGTTTGGAGAGGAGCTCAACAAGGTTCTGAAGGACTGGAAGCCCTGCCCGCTTCCTGATG GTTCCGCGTGGAGCCGCGTAGACGAGCACTGCCTGTGGGCATGCGGTCATCTGGGCGGCACCACGCCCGCCGTCCTACTGCGCTCACTGGTCTACCTGAACGCCAAGCGCATGCGCTTGCGCAGTGCCCAGCAGCACCTGGGCCTGTCCTTTGCCAGCGTCTACGGCCCGGACGCCACGCACCCCGTCACCACCCGCGAGTGCGTCCGCGTGCCTTCTCCCGTCTCTCAGG TTGAAAAGGAGTCCCGCAAGAGGAAGCTGGACCATCAGGACTGCGAAGAAGACGATACGGGATCACCTGGTCCCATCATGGAGCAAGAGCGACAACTTTTCCAGCTCTACCGCTCCAAGTG CCCGGCCACGTTGCTGGAACGCACGGACTTCTTCTACGCCCAGCCCGATCCCGCCTGGGACGGAGACGGCGATTGGTTCTCCCCAACGCCGCTAGAGCACCACACGCTGGAGAGCCTCCTCGCCAGAGTCCTGCTGGTGCGGGACATTTACACGGACTCGCAGGAGCAAGCGGAGGAGGAAGGTGACGCCGAGTAG
- the gja3 gene encoding gap junction alpha-3 protein yields MGDWSFLGRLLENAQEHSTVIGKVWLTVLFIFRILVLGAAAEEVWGDEQSDFTCNTQQPGCENVCYDQAFPISHIRFWVLQIIFVSTPTLIYLGHVLHIVRMEEKRKEKEDELQKANRFQEEEEKELLYRSGDSSGGRRSKKAKPPIRDEHGKIRIRGALLRTYVFNIIFKTLFEVGFILGQYFLYGFQLQPLYKCARWPCPNKVDCFISRPTEKTIFIIFMLVVACVSLFLNLLEIYHLGWKKLKQGMTNTISQEQEAARRSARTDAREPQCSTPGTGGKYTDVTAGSGAFLPRPEFKMDNLQQEEALRQHAPVAHYYISNNNNHRLAAQQNWVNLATEQQTRELKATSPTHTSSSSSSSSSSNQPPVVDAAHSATPSTSPSTRSSPGSEINESDKCHSTTTVEMHKPPVTTTPDPRRLSRASKSSSVRVRANDLAV; encoded by the exons ATGGGTGACTGGAGTTTTCTGGGGCGTCTGTTGGAGAACGCCCAGGAGCACTCGACGGTGAtcggcaaggtgtggctgactGTTTTGTTCATCTTCCGGATCCTGGTGCTGGGCGCCGCCGCCGAGGAGGTGTGGGGGGACGAGCAGTCCGACTTCACCTGCAACACGCAGCAACCCGGTTGCGAGAACGTGTGCTACGATCAGGCCTTCCCCATCTCGCACATCCGCTTCTGGGTCCTGCAGATCATCTTCGTGTCCACACCCACGCTCATCTACCTGGGACACGTGCTGCATATTGTGCGCATGGAGGAGAAGCGCAAGGAAAAGGAGGACGAACTGCAAAAAGCCAACAGATTCCAGGAAGAG gaggagaaggagctgCTGTACAGGAGTGGCGATAGCAGTGGGGGGCGTCGAAGCAAAAAGGCCAAGCCCCCCATCCGGGACGAGCACGGCAAAATCCGCATCCGAGGAGCTCTGCTGCGCACCTATGTCTTCAACATCATCTTCAAGACTCTCTTTGAAGTGGGCTTCATCCTGGGCCAGTATTTCCTGTACGGGTTCCAGCTGCAGCCCTTGTACAAGTGCGCCCGCTGGCCCTGCCCCAACAAGGTGGACTGCTTCATCTCACGGCCCACGGAGAAGaccatcttcatcatcttcatGCTGGTGGTGGCTTGCGTTTCGCTTTTCCTCAACCTGCTGGAGATCTACCACCTGGGTTGGAAGAAGCTCAAGCAGGGCATGACCAACACTATTTCGCAGGAGCAAGAGGCCGCGCGACGCTCCGCCCGTACCGACGCCCGCGAGCCGCAGTGCTCGACCCCCGGGACCGGGGGCAAGTACACGGACGTAACGGCCGGCAGCGGGGCCTTCCTGCCCCGGCCGGAGTTTAAGATGGACAACTTGCAGCAGGAGGAGGCCCTCCGTCAACACGCGCCCGTCGCCCACTACTAcatcagcaacaacaacaaccatcgGCTGGCCGCCCAGCAGAACTGGGTCAACCTGGCCACGGAGCAGCAAACTCGGGAGTTGAAAGCAACGTCCCCCACGCACacgtcttcttcctcctcctcctcttcctcatccaaCCAGCCACCCGTGGTGGACGCCGCCCACAGTGCCACCCCGAGTACCAGTCCGAGTACCCGCAGCAGCCCGGGGTCCGAGATCAACGAGTCTGATAAGTGCCACTCCACCACTACGGTGGAAATGCACAAGCCCCCCGTGACCACCACACCGGACCCTCGGCGATTGAGTAGGGCCAGCAAGAGCAGCAGCGTCCGGGTCAGAGCCAACGATTTAGCGGTATGA
- the gjb8 gene encoding gap junction protein beta 8 produces MSWGALYAQLGGVNKHSTSLGKIWLSVLFIFRITILVLAAESVWGDEQSDFTCNTQQPGCKNVCYDHFFPVSHIRLWCLQLIFVSTPALLVAMHVAYRKRGDKRSILASNGTEKPSDVDLETLKRRRLPITGTLWWTYTCSLFFRLVFEGGFMYALYFVYDGFRMPRLVKCEQWPCPNKVDCFISRPTEKTIFTIFMVASSSICMVLNVAELGYLVGKALMRCSGRRRNSRLSYNHKESVTRDNTALQNKKNELLLSTPTSDSSIRKTVC; encoded by the coding sequence ATGTCGTGGGGCGCCCTGTACGCCCAGCTGGGAGGCGTCAACAAGCACTCCACCAGCCTGGGCAAGATCTGGCTGTCGGTGCTGTTCATCTTCCGCATCACCATCCTGGTGCTGGCCGCCGAGAGCGTGTGGGGCGACGAGCAGTCCGACTTCACGTGCAACACGCAGCAGCCCGGCTGCAAGAACGTGTGCTACGACCATTTCTTTCCCGTGTCACACATCCGCTTGTGGTGCCTCCAGCTCATCTTTGTGTCCACACCGGCATTGCTAGTGGCCATGCACGTGGCCTACCGCAAGCGTGGCGACAAGCGCTCCATACTGGCGTCCAACGGCACCGAGAAGCCCAGCGACGTGGACCTGGAGACACTCAAGCGACGCCGGCTTCCCATCACCGGCACCCTTTGGTGGACGTACACCTGCAGCCTCTTCTTTCGCCTGGTCTTCGAGGGCGGCTTCATGTACGCGCTCTACTTCGTCTACGACGGCTTCCGGATGCCGCGGCTGGTCAAATGCGAGCAGTGGCCCTGCCCCAATAAAGTGGACTGCTTCATCTCGCGGCCCACCGAGAAGACCATCTTCACTATCTTCATGGTGGCCTCCTCCAGTATTTGCATGGTGCTcaacgtggccgagctgggctaCCTGGTGGGCAAGGCGCTGATGCGCTGCTCCGGCCGGCGTCGAAACAGTAGACTGTCGTATAACCACAAGGAATCGGTGACGCGGGACAACACCGCCTTGCAGAACAAGAAGAACGAGCTGCTGCTCTCTACCCCCACCTCGGACTCCTCCATACGCAAGACTGTGTGCTGA